The following are encoded together in the bacterium genome:
- a CDS encoding DUF3341 domain-containing protein, which produces MTAHPVRLIGVLAEFETTHGLFSACEKVRDAGFANWDAHSPFPVHGLEKAMGLSRSKVGWVTLVCGLSGAAGGMVLQWWASAVAQPLVIAGKPFFSWPAFVPITFEIGVLFGALGAVFGMLHFNRLPRFHHPLFAVHAFERVTDDRFFISIDADDPKFRGEETVKWLVDMGATIHRVEEAA; this is translated from the coding sequence ATGACCGCCCATCCCGTCCGGCTCATCGGCGTCCTGGCCGAATTCGAAACGACGCACGGCCTGTTTTCCGCCTGCGAGAAGGTTCGCGACGCGGGATTCGCGAACTGGGACGCCCACTCGCCCTTCCCCGTTCACGGACTCGAAAAGGCGATGGGCCTTTCGCGCTCCAAGGTCGGGTGGGTCACGCTCGTCTGCGGCCTGTCCGGCGCCGCCGGCGGCATGGTGTTGCAGTGGTGGGCCAGTGCCGTCGCGCAGCCGCTTGTCATCGCGGGCAAGCCGTTTTTCTCGTGGCCGGCATTCGTGCCGATCACCTTCGAGATCGGCGTGCTGTTCGGCGCGCTCGGCGCCGTGTTCGGAATGCTGCACTTCAACCGGTTGCCGCGCTTTCATCACCCGCTTTTCGCGGTTCACGCCTTCGAGCGCGTCACCGACGACAGGTTCTTCATCAGCATCGACGCGGACGATCCGAAATTCCGCGGCGAGGAGACGGTGAAATGGCTCGTCGACATGGGCGCGACGATCCATCGCGTCGAGGAGGCCGCATGA
- the nrfD gene encoding polysulfide reductase NrfD: MERYVPENTEAYDPIDGRHPLILGEQSFSAVTEAVCRPTETRTPKAWWVLFAVSITMLAWFGVAIGYLFWEGVGIWGLMIPVGWAWDITNFVFWVGIGHAGTLISAILFLFRQKWRTSINRFAEAMTIFAVMCALTFPGIHVGRVWLAYYLFPIPNQMSVWPNFRSPLLWDVFAVSIYGTVSLLFWYTGLIPDLATLRDRAKHRAGKVLYGVVALGWRGSNRHWLNYEKAYLLLAGLSTPLVLSVHSIVSFDFAVSVLPGWHTTIFPPYFVAGAIFSGFAMVITLMVIARWAFNLEHIVTIRHFENMAKIILVTGMMVGYAYGMEFFISWYSGNPYEQFAFVNRAFGPYAWAYWTMISCNVLSPQIFWFKKARTSIPILFVMSIFVNIGMWFERFVIIVTSLHRDFLPSSWDYFSPTFWDISCLVGSFGLFFTMFCLFVRFLPIVAMAEVKTVLPGANPHGAHAHGGGR; the protein is encoded by the coding sequence ATGGAACGATACGTTCCGGAGAACACCGAGGCGTACGACCCGATCGACGGGCGCCACCCGCTGATTCTCGGCGAGCAATCGTTCTCCGCGGTCACGGAAGCCGTCTGCCGTCCGACGGAAACCCGGACGCCCAAGGCGTGGTGGGTGCTGTTCGCCGTCTCGATCACGATGCTCGCGTGGTTCGGCGTGGCGATCGGCTATCTGTTCTGGGAGGGCGTCGGCATCTGGGGCCTGATGATCCCGGTCGGCTGGGCGTGGGACATCACGAACTTCGTCTTCTGGGTCGGTATCGGTCACGCGGGCACGCTGATCTCCGCGATCCTCTTCCTGTTCCGGCAGAAGTGGCGCACGTCGATCAACCGTTTCGCCGAGGCGATGACGATCTTCGCCGTCATGTGCGCCCTGACATTCCCGGGCATTCACGTCGGCCGCGTGTGGCTGGCTTACTATCTGTTCCCGATTCCGAATCAGATGTCGGTCTGGCCGAACTTCCGCAGCCCGCTTTTGTGGGACGTGTTCGCGGTGTCGATCTACGGCACGGTGTCCCTTTTGTTCTGGTACACCGGCCTCATCCCCGACCTCGCCACGCTGCGCGATCGCGCCAAACACCGCGCGGGCAAGGTGCTCTACGGCGTCGTCGCGCTTGGCTGGCGCGGGTCGAACCGGCACTGGCTGAACTACGAAAAGGCGTACCTGCTGCTGGCCGGCCTTTCCACGCCGCTCGTGCTTTCGGTCCACAGCATCGTGTCGTTCGACTTCGCGGTGTCAGTGCTGCCCGGCTGGCACACGACGATCTTCCCTCCGTATTTCGTCGCGGGCGCGATTTTTTCGGGCTTCGCCATGGTCATCACGCTGATGGTGATCGCCCGGTGGGCGTTCAATCTCGAGCACATCGTGACGATCCGCCATTTCGAGAACATGGCGAAGATCATCCTTGTGACGGGCATGATGGTCGGCTACGCCTATGGGATGGAGTTTTTCATCTCCTGGTACTCGGGCAACCCGTACGAGCAGTTCGCCTTCGTCAACCGCGCTTTCGGGCCCTACGCCTGGGCTTACTGGACGATGATCTCGTGCAACGTGCTTTCGCCGCAGATCTTCTGGTTCAAAAAGGCGCGCACGAGCATCCCCATCCTTTTCGTGATGTCGATCTTCGTGAACATCGGCATGTGGTTTGAACGCTTCGTCATCATCGTGACGAGCCTTCACCGGGACTTCCTGCCCTCGTCCTGGGATTACTTCTCGCCGACGTTCTGGGATATCTCCTGCCTCGTCGGGAGCTTTGGCCTGTTCTTCACCATGTTCTGCCTGTTCGTGCGTTTCCTGCCGATCGTGGCGATGGCCGAGGTGAAGACCGTGCTGCCGGGCGCCAACCCGCACGGCGCCCATGCCCACGGAGGCGGACGATGA